In the Nothobranchius furzeri strain GRZ-AD chromosome 15, NfurGRZ-RIMD1, whole genome shotgun sequence genome, one interval contains:
- the rgs19 gene encoding regulator of G-protein signaling 19 isoform X2 codes for MGGGRSETSALSGTGEGWGFITTQNSQRPNACCFCWCCCCSCSWNEEERRKRRRRKKISLDSKMETIPRCESCTKPSPEEIGLWSQSFDKLMRNPAGRNVFREFLRTEYSEENMQFWLACEDLKREINKSAIEEKARVIYEDYISILSPKEVSLDARVREMINKKMQEPTPHTFEDAQLQIYMLMHRDSYPRFLSSSNYKALVLGGSQPSSDS; via the exons ATGGGGGGAGGTCGCAGCGAGACCTCGGCACTGAGTGGGACCGGAGAGGGGTGGGGCTTTATCACTACCCAGAATTCCCAACGGCCCAATGCTTGCTGTTtctgctggtgctgctgttgcAGCTGTTCAtg GAATGAAGAGGAGAGACGGAAGcgcaggaggaggaagaaaatATCCCTGGACTCCAAGATGGAAACAATACCAAGATGTGAATCTTG CACCAAACCCTCGCCAGAGGAGATCGGGCTTTGGTCTCAGTCGTTCGACAAGCTGATGAGGAATCCTGCAGGTCGCAATGTTTTCCGAGAGTTCCTGCGGACGGAGTACAGCGAGGAGAACATGCAGTTCTGGTTGGCCTGTGAAGACCTGAAACGAGAGATCAAcaagagcgccatcgaagagaaaGCACGGGTCATCTACGAGGACTATATTTCTATATTATCACCCAaagag GTGAGTCTGGATGCTCGTGTTCGAGAGATGATCAACAAGAAGATGCAGGAGCCGACGcctcacacctttgaagatgctcAGCTGCAGATCTACATGCTGATGCACAGGGACTCGTACCCACGCTTCCTCTCCTCCAGCAACTACAAGGCCCTGGTTCTCGGCGGCTCTCAGCCCTCCTCAGACTcctag
- the rgs19 gene encoding regulator of G-protein signaling 19 isoform X1 yields MCLRQRSGSRPPNRPHAQIYTGPIPAARAGELTMGGGRSETSALSGTGEGWGFITTQNSQRPNACCFCWCCCCSCSWNEEERRKRRRRKKISLDSKMETIPRCESCTKPSPEEIGLWSQSFDKLMRNPAGRNVFREFLRTEYSEENMQFWLACEDLKREINKSAIEEKARVIYEDYISILSPKEVSLDARVREMINKKMQEPTPHTFEDAQLQIYMLMHRDSYPRFLSSSNYKALVLGGSQPSSDS; encoded by the exons TACACAGGTCCGATTCCTGCCGCGCGGGCCGGCGAGTTGACCATGGGGGGAGGTCGCAGCGAGACCTCGGCACTGAGTGGGACCGGAGAGGGGTGGGGCTTTATCACTACCCAGAATTCCCAACGGCCCAATGCTTGCTGTTtctgctggtgctgctgttgcAGCTGTTCAtg GAATGAAGAGGAGAGACGGAAGcgcaggaggaggaagaaaatATCCCTGGACTCCAAGATGGAAACAATACCAAGATGTGAATCTTG CACCAAACCCTCGCCAGAGGAGATCGGGCTTTGGTCTCAGTCGTTCGACAAGCTGATGAGGAATCCTGCAGGTCGCAATGTTTTCCGAGAGTTCCTGCGGACGGAGTACAGCGAGGAGAACATGCAGTTCTGGTTGGCCTGTGAAGACCTGAAACGAGAGATCAAcaagagcgccatcgaagagaaaGCACGGGTCATCTACGAGGACTATATTTCTATATTATCACCCAaagag GTGAGTCTGGATGCTCGTGTTCGAGAGATGATCAACAAGAAGATGCAGGAGCCGACGcctcacacctttgaagatgctcAGCTGCAGATCTACATGCTGATGCACAGGGACTCGTACCCACGCTTCCTCTCCTCCAGCAACTACAAGGCCCTGGTTCTCGGCGGCTCTCAGCCCTCCTCAGACTcctag